A single region of the Actinoplanes sp. SE50/110 genome encodes:
- a CDS encoding O-methyltransferase, with amino-acid sequence MTEILGPGIEDYLLAHSTPADELLRELAAETRASLPPDYAGMQVSADEGALLTMLVQLTGVDYAVEVGTFTGFSSICIARGLRPGGRLLACDVSAEWTRIAGGYWERAGLRDRIELRLGPAVETLRALPADPVIDFGFIDADKINYPAYYEELVTRLRPGGLLALDNVLRDGRVLHPTDPADRAIAQLNDRIVGDDRVSSVMLPVRDGVTLVRKRD; translated from the coding sequence ATGACCGAGATTCTGGGGCCGGGCATCGAGGACTACCTGCTGGCGCACAGCACGCCGGCCGATGAGCTGCTGCGGGAGTTGGCGGCGGAGACCAGGGCGTCGCTTCCGCCGGATTATGCCGGCATGCAGGTCTCCGCGGACGAGGGCGCCCTGCTCACCATGCTGGTGCAGCTGACCGGCGTGGATTATGCCGTCGAGGTGGGCACGTTCACCGGGTTCTCGTCGATCTGTATCGCGCGCGGGTTGCGGCCCGGTGGGCGGCTGCTGGCCTGTGACGTGTCCGCGGAGTGGACGAGGATCGCCGGCGGCTACTGGGAGCGGGCCGGGCTGCGGGACCGGATCGAGTTGCGGCTCGGGCCGGCGGTGGAGACGCTGCGTGCGCTCCCGGCCGATCCGGTGATCGACTTCGGGTTCATCGACGCCGACAAGATCAACTACCCGGCCTACTACGAGGAACTGGTCACCCGGCTGCGTCCCGGCGGGCTGCTCGCCCTCGACAACGTCCTGCGTGACGGCCGGGTGCTGCACCCGACCGATCCGGCCGACCGCGCCATCGCGCAGCTCAACGACCGGATCGTCGGCGACGACCGGGTCAGTTCGGTGATGCTGCCGGTCCGCGACGGCGTAACCCTGGTCCGCAAGCGCGACTGA
- the pafA gene encoding Pup--protein ligase produces the protein MERRIFGLETEYGVTCTYRGQRRLSPDEVARYLFRRVVSWGRSSNVFLRNGARLYLDVGSHPEYATPECDSVTDLVAHDRAGERILEGLLVDAEKRLHDEGIAGEIYLFKNNTDSAGNSYGCHENYLVSRHGEFGRLADVLIPFLVTRQLICGAGKVLQTPRGAVFCLSQRAEHIWEGVSSATTRSRPIINTRDEPHADAERYRRLHVIVGDSNMNEVTTLLKVGSADIVLRMIEAGVVMRDLSLENPIRAIREVSHDVTGRRKIRLANNKEVSALEIQQEYLAKATEFVERRGGDPVAKRVVELWGRVLNAIETENLDPVAREIDWVSKYRLIERYQAKHDIPMSHPRIAQLDLAYHDVRRGRGLYALMEKRKQVDRIANDLQIFEAKETPPQTTRARLRGEFIKHAQDKRRDFTVDWVHLKLNDQAQRTVLCKDPFRAYDERVERLIASM, from the coding sequence ATGGAACGGCGAATTTTCGGCCTCGAGACCGAGTACGGAGTCACGTGCACCTATCGGGGGCAGCGGCGGCTGTCGCCGGACGAGGTGGCCCGCTACCTGTTCCGCCGCGTGGTGTCCTGGGGACGCAGCAGCAACGTCTTCCTCCGCAACGGCGCCCGCCTCTACCTCGACGTCGGTTCCCACCCGGAGTACGCGACACCCGAATGTGACTCGGTCACCGACCTGGTCGCCCACGACCGGGCCGGCGAGCGGATCCTGGAAGGCCTGCTCGTCGACGCGGAGAAGCGTCTGCACGACGAGGGCATCGCGGGCGAGATCTACCTGTTCAAGAACAACACCGACTCGGCCGGCAACTCGTACGGCTGCCACGAGAATTACCTGGTCAGTCGCCACGGCGAGTTCGGTCGCCTGGCCGACGTGCTGATCCCGTTCCTGGTCACCCGCCAGCTGATCTGCGGTGCCGGCAAGGTGCTGCAGACCCCGCGCGGCGCCGTCTTCTGCCTCTCGCAGCGCGCCGAGCACATCTGGGAGGGCGTCTCCAGCGCCACCACGCGCAGCCGCCCGATCATCAACACCCGCGACGAGCCGCACGCCGACGCCGAGCGCTACCGCCGCCTGCACGTCATCGTCGGCGACTCCAACATGAACGAGGTCACCACCCTGCTCAAGGTGGGCAGCGCCGACATCGTGCTGCGCATGATCGAGGCCGGCGTGGTGATGCGCGACCTGTCGCTGGAAAACCCGATCCGCGCCATCCGCGAGGTCAGCCACGACGTCACCGGCCGCCGCAAGATCCGCCTGGCGAACAACAAGGAGGTCTCCGCGCTGGAAATCCAGCAGGAGTACCTGGCGAAGGCGACCGAGTTCGTCGAGCGCCGCGGCGGCGACCCGGTCGCCAAGCGCGTCGTCGAACTGTGGGGCCGCGTCCTCAACGCCATCGAAACCGAGAACCTCGACCCGGTCGCCCGCGAGATCGACTGGGTCTCGAAATACCGGCTGATCGAGCGCTATCAGGCGAAACACGACATCCCGATGTCGCATCCGCGGATCGCCCAGCTCGACCTCGCCTACCACGACGTGCGCCGCGGCCGGGGCCTCTACGCCCTCATGGAGAAACGCAAGCAGGTCGACCGGATCGCCAACGACCTGCAGATCTTCGAGGCCAAGGAAACCCCGCCGCAGACCACCCGCGCCCGCCTGCGCGGCGAGTTCATCAAACACGCCCAGGACAAGCGGCGCGACTTCACCGTCGACTGGGTGCATCTGAAGCTGAACGACCAGGCGCAGCGGACCGTGCTGTGCAAGGACCCGTTCCGCGCCTACGACGAACGAGTGGAAAGACTCATCGCCAGCATGTGA
- the prcA gene encoding proteasome subunit alpha, protein MAMQFYASPEQVQRDRSEYARKGIARGRSAVVLSYEGGILLVAENITTLRKISEIYDRIAFAAVGRYNEFESLRRAGVRMADMTGLTYDRRDVTGRALANAYTQTLGAIFSETQKPYEVEICIAQVGATPEQDELYRIMYDGSALDEPGFMAMGGQAEAIANVLRERHDVAADLPTALALAAEALGSVGGENGATRTLGPKQLEVAVLDRRRVGRTFRRIADAALTTLLGHEAVPDADLGETDAAPPAPADSKPTESAASESTEG, encoded by the coding sequence GTGGCCATGCAGTTCTACGCATCGCCCGAGCAGGTCCAGCGGGACCGCTCGGAGTACGCCCGCAAGGGCATCGCCCGCGGCCGCTCGGCCGTGGTGCTGTCGTACGAGGGCGGCATCCTGCTGGTCGCCGAGAACATCACCACCCTGCGCAAGATCAGCGAGATCTACGACCGGATCGCGTTCGCCGCGGTGGGGCGCTACAACGAGTTCGAGAGCCTGCGCCGGGCCGGCGTGCGGATGGCCGACATGACCGGCCTGACCTACGACCGGCGCGATGTGACCGGGCGGGCGCTGGCCAACGCGTACACCCAGACCCTGGGTGCGATCTTCTCGGAGACCCAGAAGCCGTACGAGGTGGAGATCTGCATCGCGCAGGTCGGCGCCACCCCGGAACAGGACGAGCTGTACCGGATCATGTACGACGGCTCCGCCCTGGACGAGCCCGGCTTCATGGCGATGGGCGGCCAGGCCGAGGCGATCGCGAACGTGCTGCGCGAGCGGCACGACGTCGCGGCCGATCTGCCGACCGCGCTGGCGCTGGCCGCCGAGGCGCTGGGCAGCGTCGGCGGGGAGAACGGCGCGACCCGCACCCTCGGGCCCAAGCAGCTCGAGGTGGCGGTGCTGGACCGCCGCCGGGTCGGGCGGACGTTCCGGCGGATCGCCGACGCGGCGCTGACCACGCTGCTGGGGCACGAGGCCGTGCCGGACGCGGATCTCGGGGAGACCGACGCCGCCCCGCCGGCGCCGGCCGACAGCAAACCCACCGAGTCGGCCGCTTCGGAGAGTACCGAGGGCTGA
- the prcB gene encoding proteasome subunit beta: protein MATGFDPSGRLPDIFLNTGTSSFTQFLSAAAPELLPGRRPLPPGLSAGDVAPHGTTIIAIATADGVVMAGDRRATMGNLIASRDIRKVHPADSYSLIGIAGTAGIGIELIRLFQVELEHYEKTEGAMLSLDGKANRLAAMVRGNLGAAMQGLAVVPLFAGFDLAPADSSRAGRIFSFDVAGGLYEETGYEAIGSGSLFAKSALKKKYRAGVSTEEAIRLAVEALYDAADDDTATGGPDLTRKIYPVVMTATANGTVRLSDEEITTVAEQVVSGRMENPGG, encoded by the coding sequence GTGGCGACGGGTTTTGATCCATCCGGGCGGCTACCGGATATCTTTCTCAACACGGGGACGTCCTCCTTCACGCAGTTCCTGAGTGCGGCGGCCCCCGAACTCCTGCCCGGGCGGCGCCCGCTTCCGCCGGGGCTGTCCGCGGGTGACGTGGCGCCGCACGGCACCACGATCATCGCGATCGCGACCGCCGACGGGGTCGTGATGGCCGGTGACCGCCGGGCGACCATGGGCAACCTGATCGCCAGTCGGGACATCCGCAAGGTGCACCCCGCCGACTCGTACTCACTGATCGGCATCGCCGGCACGGCCGGCATCGGCATCGAGCTGATCCGCCTGTTCCAGGTCGAGCTGGAGCACTACGAGAAGACCGAGGGCGCGATGCTCTCGCTCGACGGTAAGGCGAACCGGCTGGCCGCGATGGTCCGCGGCAACCTGGGCGCGGCGATGCAGGGCCTGGCCGTGGTCCCGCTGTTCGCCGGCTTCGACCTCGCCCCGGCCGACTCCTCGCGGGCCGGGCGGATCTTCAGCTTCGACGTGGCCGGCGGCCTCTACGAGGAGACCGGCTACGAGGCGATCGGCTCCGGTTCGCTGTTCGCCAAGTCGGCGCTGAAGAAGAAGTACCGCGCGGGCGTCAGCACCGAGGAGGCCATCCGGCTCGCGGTCGAGGCGCTCTACGACGCCGCCGACGACGACACCGCGACCGGCGGCCCCGACCTCACCCGCAAGATCTACCCGGTGGTGATGACCGCGACGGCCAACGGCACGGTGCGGCTCAGCGACGAGGAGATCACCACGGTGGCCGAGCAGGTCGTCTCCGGACGCATGGAGAACCCGGGCGGTTGA
- a CDS encoding ubiquitin-like protein Pup, translating into MATRDTGGQSQSGRGSSDSEIEDVTVEANPEVAERHAEITEDVDDLLDEIDSVLEENAEEFVRGYVQKGGQ; encoded by the coding sequence ATGGCAACCCGAGACACCGGTGGTCAGTCGCAGAGCGGGCGTGGCTCCAGCGACTCCGAGATCGAGGACGTCACCGTCGAAGCCAACCCTGAGGTGGCGGAGCGGCACGCGGAAATCACCGAGGACGTCGACGACCTGCTGGACGAGATCGACTCCGTCCTGGAGGAGAACGCCGAGGAGTTCGTCCGCGGCTATGTCCAAAAGGGCGGCCAGTGA
- the dop gene encoding depupylase/deamidase Dop: MSVRRIMGTEVEYGISVPGQPGANPMVTSSQVVNAYGARPELNRGQRARWDYEEESPLRDARGFTYSGAAYDPAEALADEDLGLANVILTNGARLYVDHAHPEYSTPECTNPLDVVKWDKAGERVMAEASRRAATIPGAHRIQLYKNNTDNKGASYGSHENYLMRRQTAFADIVAHLTPFFVTRQIFCGVGRVGLGQDGSGAGFQISSRADFFEVEVGLETTLKRPIINTRDEPHADADKYRRLHVIIGDANLSEIASYLKMGTTALVLNMIEEKVFTGELGIADPVSELRAVSHDPTLKHLMRLRDGRRLTALDLQWAYYERAKAFVDERYGADADEQTTDVLNRWEDALDKLGRDPMLCSDTLDWVAKLRLLEGYRDRENLTWASPKLQLVDLQYADVRPEKGLYHRLVARGSMKTLLDPDDTQRAMYDPPEDTRAYFRGRCLAQYASEVVAASWDSVIFDVGRESLVRVPMMEPERGTRKHVGSLFDTCESAKDLLEVITSR; encoded by the coding sequence ATGAGCGTTCGACGGATTATGGGCACCGAGGTCGAGTACGGCATTTCGGTGCCCGGCCAGCCCGGCGCCAACCCGATGGTCACCTCCTCGCAGGTCGTCAACGCCTACGGCGCCCGGCCGGAACTCAACCGTGGCCAGCGCGCCCGCTGGGACTACGAGGAGGAGTCCCCGCTGCGTGACGCCCGTGGGTTCACCTACTCCGGCGCCGCCTACGACCCCGCCGAAGCCCTCGCCGACGAGGATCTCGGCCTGGCCAACGTGATACTGACCAACGGCGCCCGGCTCTACGTCGACCACGCCCACCCGGAGTACAGCACTCCGGAGTGCACCAACCCGCTCGACGTGGTCAAGTGGGACAAGGCCGGCGAGCGGGTGATGGCCGAGGCGTCCCGGCGGGCCGCCACCATCCCCGGCGCCCACCGCATCCAGCTGTACAAGAACAACACCGACAACAAGGGCGCGTCGTACGGGTCGCACGAGAACTACCTGATGCGCCGGCAGACCGCGTTCGCCGACATCGTCGCCCACCTCACCCCGTTCTTCGTCACCCGGCAGATCTTCTGCGGGGTCGGCCGGGTCGGCCTCGGCCAGGACGGCAGCGGCGCCGGTTTCCAGATCTCGTCGCGCGCCGACTTCTTCGAGGTCGAGGTCGGCCTGGAGACCACCCTCAAGCGGCCGATCATCAACACCCGCGACGAGCCGCACGCCGACGCCGACAAGTACCGCCGGCTGCACGTCATCATCGGCGACGCGAACCTCTCGGAGATCGCGTCGTACCTGAAGATGGGCACCACCGCGCTGGTCCTCAACATGATCGAGGAGAAGGTCTTCACCGGCGAGCTCGGCATCGCCGACCCGGTCAGCGAGCTGCGCGCGGTCAGCCACGACCCCACCCTCAAGCACCTGATGCGGCTGCGTGACGGCCGCCGGCTCACCGCGCTCGACCTGCAGTGGGCGTACTACGAGCGGGCCAAGGCGTTCGTCGACGAGCGCTACGGCGCCGACGCCGACGAGCAGACCACCGACGTGCTCAACCGGTGGGAGGACGCGCTCGACAAGCTCGGCCGTGACCCGATGCTCTGCTCCGACACTCTGGACTGGGTGGCCAAGCTGCGGCTGCTGGAGGGTTACCGCGACCGGGAGAACCTCACCTGGGCGTCGCCGAAACTGCAGCTGGTCGACCTGCAGTACGCCGACGTGCGCCCGGAGAAGGGGCTGTACCACCGGCTGGTGGCGCGCGGTTCGATGAAGACGCTGCTCGACCCGGACGACACGCAGCGCGCGATGTACGACCCGCCGGAGGACACCCGGGCCTACTTCCGCGGCCGCTGCCTCGCGCAGTACGCCTCCGAAGTGGTCGCCGCCAGCTGGGACTCGGTGATCTTCGACGTCGGACGCGAGTCGCTGGTGCGGGTGCCGATGATGGAGCCCGAGCGCGGCACCAGGAAGCACGTGGGCAGCCTCTTCGACACCTGTGAGAGCGCGAAGGATCTGCTGGAAGTGATCACGAGTCGGTAA